In the Quercus lobata isolate SW786 chromosome 5, ValleyOak3.0 Primary Assembly, whole genome shotgun sequence genome, one interval contains:
- the LOC115992153 gene encoding photosystem I reaction center subunit VI, chloroplastic, translating into MASLATLAAVQPVNIKGLGGSSLTGTKLAIKPTRQSLRSKNFRTGAVVAKYGDKSVYFDLEDLGNTTGQWDLYGSDAASPYNPLQSKFFETFAAPFTKRGLLLKFLILGGGSTLLYLSATTSGDVLPIMKGPQLPPKLGPRGKI; encoded by the exons ATGGCTTCTCTAGCAACCTTAGCTGCTGTTCAACCAGTCAACATCAAGGGCCTTGGTGGAAGCTCCCTAACAGGAACAAAGCTTGCTATCAAGCCCACTCGCCAGAGCCTAAGGTCCAAAAACTTCAG AACTGGTGCTGTGGTGGCTAAGTATGGTGACAAGAGTGTGTACTttgatttggaggatttggGTAACACTACTGGACAGTGGGATTTGTATGGGTCAGATGCAGCTTCACCATACAACCCTCTTCAG AGCAAGTTCTTTGAGACATTTGCAGCCCCATTCACCAAGAGGGGATTATTGCTCAAGTTCTTGATATTGGGAGGTGGTTCCACCCTTCTTTACCTCAGCGCCACTACTTCAGGCGACGTCCTGCCAATCATGAAGGGCCCGCAACTTCCACCAAAGCTCGGCCCACGTGGCAAGATCTAA
- the LOC115988452 gene encoding rop guanine nucleotide exchange factor 12 codes for MVRAMEEEKEDYKSKLFHFKGMYDTSAGRHSKSTSFDSGDTEEPTDDNRIAARSHLSGPIYDRPLERQKIGSTLNKNEKGPKLRLNKDEAAPTEAKDKQPSDMELMKERFAKLLLGEDMSGGGKGVSSALALSNAITNLAASVFGEQWRLEPMSAERKARWRKEIDWLLCVTDYVVEFTPSQQKSKDGANMEIMVTRQRTDLHMNIPALRKLDAMLIDCLDNFKDQNEFCYVSKDADESEKGNTKRKDDKWWLPTPKVPQEGLSEMSRKFLQYQKDCVNQVLKAAMAINAQVLSEMEIPENYIESLPKNGRASLGDSIYKSITVEFFDPSQFLSTMNLSSEHRILDLKNRIEASIVIWKRKMNQKDGKSAWGSAVSLEKRELFEERAETILLLLKQRFPGIPQSSLDISKIQFNRDVGQAVLESYSRILESLAFTVLSRIEDVLYADFVTQNPSHAATQRHPLRDYPQNASPDSFPSPRDESYPETPGSMTLSDFMGWGIDQSDAESKKDSTANSDDGSKDGEGKPNHMQNGEGKQNHIQKLANLVTNKRISYLDNLSGLRSPTARH; via the exons atggttCGGGcaatggaagaagaaaaagaggattACAAGTCTAAATTGTTTCATTTCAAAGGGATGTATGATACTAGTGCAGGGCGGCATTCAAAGAGTACGAGTTTTGATTCTGGTGACACAGAGGAACCTACCGATGATAATAGGATAGCAGCAAGGAGTCATCTATCTGGACCTATATATGATCGTCCATTGGAGAGACAGAAAATTGGTTctacattaaataaaaatgaaaaaggtcCTAAATTACGATTGAACAAAGATGAAGCTGCACCCACAGAAGCCAAAGACAAGCAACCCTCAG ATATGGAGCTAATGAAAGAAAGGTTTGCTAAATTACTATTGGGTGAAGATATGTCTGGTGGAGGGAAAGGTGTTTCATCAGCCTTGGCATTGTCAAATGCTATTACAAACCTTGCTG CTTCTGTTTTTGGTGAACAATGGCGACTAGAGCCTATGTCAGCCGAAAGAAAAGCAAGGTGGAGAAAAGAAATCGATTGGCTCCTATGCGTCACTGATTATGTTGTTGAATTTACTCCTTCTCAACAAAAGTCCAAAGATGGTGCTAATATGGAG ATAATGGTGACAAGGCAACGAACTGATCTACACATGAACATTCCTGCTCTGCGCAAGCTTGATGCAATGCTTATT GATTGTCTGGATAACTTCAAGGACCAAAATGAATTCTGTTATGTGTCAAAAGATGCTGATGAATCAGAGAAAGGGAATACGAAGAGGAAAGATGACAAATGGTGGCTACCTACTCCTAAAGTTCCCCAAGAAGGTCTATCTGAAATGTCAAGAAAATTTTTGCAGTATCAAAAAGATTGTGTGAACCAAGTGCTTAAAGCAGCCATGGCCATAAATGCTCAAGTTCTATCTGAAATGGAGATCCCTGAAAACTATATTGAATCCCTCCCAAAG AATGGGAGGGCAAGCCTCGGGGACTCAATCTACAAGAGTATTACAGTGGAATTCTTTGATCCTAGCCAGTTTCTATCCACCATGAACTTATCATCGGAGCACAGAATCCTAGACCTGAAGAACAGAATTGAGGCTTCCATAGTGATATGGAAGAGGAAGATGAACCAAAAAGATGGAAAATCTGCTTGGGGTTCAGCTGTGAGCTTGGAGAAAAGAGAACTCTTTGAAGAGAGAGCTGAGACCATTTTACTCCTCCTCAAGCAGCGGTTTCCTGGGATTCCTCAATCTTCACTAGATATTAGCAAAATCCAATTCAACCGG GATGTTGGGCAGGCTGTTCTGGAGAGTTATTCAAGAATATTAGAAAGCTTGGCCTTCACAGTTCTGTCCCGTATCGAGGATGTACTCTATGCTGATTTTGTCACTCAAAATCCATCACATGCGGCAACTCAAAGACACCCTTTAAGAGATTATCCACAAAATGCAAGTCCAGATAGTTTTCCCAGTCCTAGAGATGAGAGCTACCCGGAGACACCTGGTTCAATGACATTGTCTGATTTCATGGGTTGGGGTATAGATCAAAGTGATGCTGAGTCTAAGAAGGACTCAACAGCAAATTCAGATGATGGATCCAAAGATGGTGAGGGGAAGCCAAATCATATGCAAAATGGTGAGGGGAAGCAAAATCATATACAAAAGCTTGCCAACTTAGTGACCAACAAGAGGATTTCCTATCTTGACAACTTGAGTGGTTTGAGAAGTCCAACTGCACGCCATTGA